One Papaver somniferum cultivar HN1 chromosome 10, ASM357369v1, whole genome shotgun sequence genomic window carries:
- the LOC113317153 gene encoding golgin subfamily A member 6-like protein 1: MKTRKMAAAAQQQACRYRGNLCKILSGDNHLQFCDKHYKFHTDFLRNNPSILKKWHHDLLGSDTPDLAKKKKRKQAPDQQSSILPPDEERCCRNDGMIWRCKNFRMKTKSYCQQHCTSIFQHNKTRLMKKKKKKKSGSDFSKRVAETRDSNRFKRPGKRQRTDQPSTSNPTTSSDRIVGAGSVKIGAKRKRVDTAMSGELKPLTGIRGPVVETRASKQRKMLMEGGETSNQPATNDNFESDGIVEGGPPKTGTTRKNVERTKGSGEPVIELESVELYKSNSEKIESEVRGLQNESTQSGEIISDENNMNKSTTSSDIITEGASPKVWTKMKNVESTKGSGEPVNDQLESVELYKSNCFELSMEPAKNKVELKKVKAELEKNEVELEKKKVELEKNKMELEKNKMGPEKNKAELEKNEVELEMNGVELEKNKVELEKVKAELEKNEVELEKKKVELDKNKMEPEKVRAELENNEVELETNGVELEKKKVELEKNKMELEKNEVEPEKNKMEPEKVKAELEKNEVELEKKKVELEKKKVEPEKVKAELENNDVELENNDVELETNGVELEKKKVELKKNKMEPEKNKVEPEKVKAELEKNEVELEKKMVELEKKKVEPEKNKVELEKVIAELEKNEVEFEKEKVEPEKNKMEPEKNKVELEKVKAELEKNEVEPEKKKVELEKKKLECTEFQDKLAGVEETRKSTSKDENAAEFWRMKCSNSEILVQRMENENSTIGCVETHVSNLVSLVPGNGKESSILRCQELSYSEKIECEARGLQNEITQTGEKQRDKNMSKPHAETRGEGSIDSHAYELKIEEKMLNVEEGKGWGCLEEGPSQHGPSSQADLEMCKKTFVCDSNDGVDGLATEDSLGDSMDMLAMKILNTNKDNEMEF; the protein is encoded by the exons ATGAAAACTCGCAAAATGGCTGCTGCTGCACAACAACAGGCTTGCAGATATAGAGGAAACTTATGCAAGATTTTAAGTGGTGATAACCATCTACAATTTTGTGATAAACATTACAAGTTTCACACTGATTTTCTAAGAAACAATCCCTCGATTCTAAAGAAATGGCATCATGATCTTCTTGGGTCCGACACTCCAGATCTggccaagaagaagaagaggaagcaggCTCCTGATCAGCAGAGCTCCATCCTACCTCCAGATGAAGAGCGTTGTTGTAGAAATGATGGAATGATATGGAGATGTAAGAATTTCAGGATGAAGACTAAAAGTTATTGTCAACAACATTGCACTTCTATTTTTCAGCATAACAAGACTCGtcttatgaagaagaagaagaaaaagaaaagtggatCTGATTTTTCTAAGAGGGTCGCTGAAACTAGGGATTCAAATCGCTTTAAACGGCCGGGGAAACGGCAGCGGACCGACCAACCATCTACTAGTAATCCTACCACCAGCT CTGATAGAATTGTAGGTGCTGGTTCTGTCAAAATTGGTGCAAAGAGGAAAAGAGTTGATACAGCAATGTCAGGGGAACTAAAGCCATTGACAGGAATTAGGGGACCTGTGGTTGAAACTAGGGCCTCGAAACAGAGGAAGATGTTGATGGAAGGTGGTGAAACAAGTAATCAACCAGCCACAAATGATAACTTTGAAT CTGATGGAATTGTAGAAGGTGGTCCTCCCAAAACTGGGACAACGAGGAAAAATGTCGAAAGAACAAAAGGGTCTGGAGAACCTGTAATTGAATTGGAGAGCGTGGAGCTTTATAAAAGTAACTCTGAAAAGATAGAGTCTGAAGTTCGGGGTTTGCAGAATGAAAGTACTCAAAGTGGTGAAATTATAAGCGATGAAAACAACATGAACAAATCTACCACCAGCT CTGATATAATTACAGAAGGTGCTTCTCCCAAGGTTTGGACAAAGATGAAAAATGTCGAAAGTACAAAAGGATCTGGAGAGCCTGTAAATGATCAGTTGGAGAGCGTGGAGCTTTACAAAAGTAACTGTTTTGAATTATCTATGGAGCCTGCGAAGAATAAGGTGGAGCTTAAGAAGGTGAAAGCGGAGCTTGAGAAGAATGAAGTAGAGCTTGAGAAGAAAAAGGTGGAGCTTGAGAAGAATAAGATGGAGCTTGAGAAGAATAAGATGGGTCCTGAGAAGAATAAAGCGGAGCTTGAGAAAAATGAAGTAGAGCTTGAGATGAATGGAGTAGAGCTTGAGAAGAATAAGGTGGAGCTTGAGAAGGTGAAAGCGGAGCTTGAGAAGAATGAAGTAGAGCTTGAGAAGAAAAAGGTGGAGCTTGACAAGAATAAGATGGAGCCTGAGAAGGTGAGAGCGGAGCTTGAGAACAATGAAGTAGAGCTTGAGACGAACGGAGTAGAGCTTGAGAAGAAAAAGGTGGAGCTTGAGAAGAATAAGATGGAGCTTGAGAAGAATGAAGTAGAGCCTGAGAAGAATAAGATGGAGCCTGAGAAGGTGAAAGCGGAGCTTGAGAAGAACGAAGTAGAGCTTGAGAAGAAAAAGGTGGAGCTTGAGAAGAAAAAGGTGGAGCCTGAGAAGGTGAAAGCGGAGCTTGAGAACAATGATGTAGAGCTTGAGAACAATGATGTAGAGCTTGAGACGAATGGAGTAGAGCTTGAGAAGAAAAAGGTGGAGCTTAAGAAGAATAAGATGGAGCCTGAGAAGAATAAGGTGGAGCCTGAGAAGGTGAAAGCGGAGCTTGAGAAGAACGAAGTAGAGCTTGAGAAGAAAATGGTGGAGCTTGAGAAGAAAAAGGTGGAGCCTGAGAAGAATAAGGTGGAGCTTGAGAAGGTGATAGCGGAGCTTGAGAAGAATGAAGTAGAGTTTGAGAAGGAAAAGGTGGAGCCTGAGAAGAATAAGATGGAGCCTGAGAAGAATAAGGTGGAGCTTGAGAAGGTAAAAGCGGAACTTGAGAAGAATGAAGTAGAGCCTGAGAAGAAAAAGGTGGAGCTTGAGAAGAAGAAGTTGGAGTGCACTGAATTCCAGGATAAATTAGCAGGGGTAGAAGAAACTAGAAAAAGTACTTCTAAAGATGAGAATGCAGCTGAATTTTGGAGAATGAAGTGTTCCAATTCGGAGATTCTAGTCCAAAGAATGGAAAATGAAAATTCCACAATTGGATGTGTTGAGACACACGTTTCTAATTTGGTGAGCCTAGTCCCGGGGAATGGAAAAGAAAGTTCGATATTGAGATGTCAAGAATTGAGTTACTCTGAAAAGATAGAGTGTGAAGCGCGAGGTTTGCAAAATGAAATTACTCAAACTGGTGAAAAGCAAAGAGATAAAAACATGAGCAAACCTCATGCTGAAACCAGAGGTGAAGGGAGCATTGATTCTCATGCGTATGAACTGAAAATCGAAGAGAAGATGCTGAATGTTGAAGAAGGGAAGGGTTGGGGCTGTTTGGAAGAGGGACCATCTCAACATGGACCATCTTCTCAAGCTGATCTGGAAATGTGTAAGAAGACTTTCGTCTGTGACTCAAATGACGGTGTTGATGGTCTTGCCACCGAAGATTCTCTTGGTGACTCAATGGATATGCTGGCGATGAAAATTTTGAATACGAACAAAGACAATGAAATGGAATTCTGA